The window tgttttcaggcCTGTTTTTCTGACACGTATTTGCTGTCGTTCCTTTAACAGAGTAAGGCTAAGGAGTTGCCTCTGTCTGCTGTTCGTTTCATGGAGGAACTGGGCGAATGTGCTTTCGGCAAGATCTACAAGGGCCATCTCTACCTCCCAGGCATGGATCACGCTCAGCTTGTTGCCATCAAGACACTAAAAGACTTtaacaacccccagcagtggGCAGAGTTTCAACAAGAAGCATCTCTCATGGCCGAGCTCCATCACCCTAACATCGTTTGCCTCCTAGGTGTGGTGACCCAGGAGCAACCTGTCTGCATGCTTTTCGAGTACATGAACCAGGGAGACCTCCACGAGTTTCTCATCATGCGGTCGCCACATTCAGATGTTGGGTGCAGCAGCGATGAGGATGGGACTGTAAAATCCAGCCTGGACCACGGGGATTTCCTGCATATAGCAGTCCAGATTGCAGCAGGGATGGAGTACTTAGCAAGTCATTTTTTTGTCCATAAGGATCTCGCCGCTCGTAACATTTTAATCGGAGAACAACTTCACGTGAAAATTTCAGACCTTGGACTCTCGAGAGAAATCTACTCAGCAGATTATTACAGGGTTCAAAACAAGTCTCTCCTGCCAATTCGCTGGATGCCCCCGGAGGCAATTATGTATGGCAAGTTCTCTTCTGATTCAGATATTTGGTCATTTGGAGTTGTTTTGTGGGAAATATTCAGCTTTGGACTTCAACCATATTATGGATTTAGTAATCAAGAAGTCATAGAGATGATCAGGAAAAGACAACTGCTGCCATGCTCTGAAGACTGTCCTCCCAGAATGTATAGCCTGATGACAGAGTGCTGGCATGATCTGCCATCCCGGAGGCCACGGTTTAAAGAAATCCATGCCAGGCTGCGCTCGTGGGAGGGTCTTTCAAGTCACACTAGTTCTACTACCCCCTCTGGTGGGAATGCCACCACTCAGACGACTTCCCTCAGCGCCAGTCCCGTCAGTAACCTCAGTAACCCCAGGTACCCCAACTACATGTTTCCAGCACAAGGTATCCCACAAGGCCAAATCGCCGGGTTCATCGGCCCACCCATACCTCAAAACCAGCGCTATATCCCCATCAACGGGTACCCCATTCCACCAGGATatgctgctttcccagctgcCCACTATCAACCACCAGCTCCGCCCAGGGTGATCCAGCACTGTCCTCCTCCAAAGAGCCGTTCTCCCAGCAGCGCCAGCGGATCGACCAGCACAGGTCACGTCACTAGTTTGCCGTCGTCGGGATCCAACCAGGAAGCAAATATTCCTTTGCTGTCTCACATGTCAATCCCTAGTCATCCGGGGGGAATTGGTATTACAGTTTTTGGAAATAAGACTCAAAAACCATACAAGGTGGACTCGAAGCAGTCTTCCCTGTTAGGAGACTCCAGCATCCATGGACCGAACGAATCTATGATTTCAGCTGAATTGTAAATAAGCCAGGCCTCTGTAAATATAACTATTTACAATACAAACTAGGAAGTGGTAGAAAAGAtttatattcaaatattttattaaagattCTTCTGGTTGTTTAACAGACATTGCAGCAAGTATCTTCTGTGAAGTTTAACTGCTTACCAGGATGGGCAGACTCAACCAGAGATCGTTGTGGTATGAAAACTCAGCTTTACCAATGGACCTGTTGTTTCTTTAAGTGCCACCAACAACTCAAacaggggaagggaagggggatttttattattttttaaaaaattaaataaaaccctTTTCTCATAAgctttttcacagctttttaaacCTCTGATGTGGTTTAAATcacaggaacttttttttttaatactgaaaacatattttaatatttgtctctttttttagGAGATGCAGGTGTGCCGAGATCTACTGGGTGTGCAATTTCAGTTCCAGTAGCTAGTTCAAATGTTTGTAAATTTTGCAGTCGAGGATTATGTTTCAAATATGTGATCTGAGAGCTGAATAAATTACTTCAGGTAGGATTTTGGTCTTTCTTTAAGTTGGGAGTCTGAGTTCAGATTCAGACCAAAAAAAGTCATTTATATGACAGCACAATAGCTTTGAGATATCAGTTTGCAGTCTACCAAAATCATCTGCTGTTGGCTGCTAAAGATGGCTGGAGTTCTAAGAAATTGCcttaaaggaaatgaaattaaagtgttttaatttcagaacCTGAATCAACTTATTCAAAGATAACATTTCATAATCTAGTAGtcaaagcagaaattttatATCCTTTTGTTGCTGTGCAACTGTTTAATGGAAAGGCTTCAAACCACAATTTTATATATGACAATCAGTTCTCCCAGGAATATTTATTGTTTCAGATCAATGTGTAATTTCAGTGACTATGATGACTCCAGTGACCCTGAAAAAAAGGGAACCTCACATTCCATCAGGCAGC of the Apus apus isolate bApuApu2 chromosome 7, bApuApu2.pri.cur, whole genome shotgun sequence genome contains:
- the ROR1 gene encoding inactive tyrosine-protein kinase transmembrane receptor ROR1, which translates into the protein MQQPGGGDGSFLLLPLLLLLRAGSRAELGDATQGANSSVVADFLPTSSWNISSELDKDYFLTLDEPMNNITTTLGQTAELHCRVSGNPPPTVRWLKNDAPVVQEPRRISFRATSYGSRLRIRNLDTTDTGYFQCVATNGRKTVSTTGVLFVKFGPPPTASPGSSDEYEEDGFCQPYRGIACARFIGNRTIYMESLHMQGEIENQITAAFTMIGTSSHLSDKCSQFAIPSLCHYAFPYCDETSPAPKPRDLCRDECEILENVLCQTEYTFARSNPMILMRLKLPKCEDLPQPDSPEAVNCIRIGIPMADPINKNHKCYNSTGVDYRGTVSVTRSGRQCQPWNSQYPHIHTFTAVRYPELNGGHSYCRNPGNQKDAPWCFTLDENFKSELCDVPACDYKDSKEKNKMEILYILVPSVTIPLAIALLFFFICICRNNQKSSSPPVQRQPKHVRGQNVEMSMLNAYKPKSKAKELPLSAVRFMEELGECAFGKIYKGHLYLPGMDHAQLVAIKTLKDFNNPQQWAEFQQEASLMAELHHPNIVCLLGVVTQEQPVCMLFEYMNQGDLHEFLIMRSPHSDVGCSSDEDGTVKSSLDHGDFLHIAVQIAAGMEYLASHFFVHKDLAARNILIGEQLHVKISDLGLSREIYSADYYRVQNKSLLPIRWMPPEAIMYGKFSSDSDIWSFGVVLWEIFSFGLQPYYGFSNQEVIEMIRKRQLLPCSEDCPPRMYSLMTECWHDLPSRRPRFKEIHARLRSWEGLSSHTSSTTPSGGNATTQTTSLSASPVSNLSNPRYPNYMFPAQGIPQGQIAGFIGPPIPQNQRYIPINGYPIPPGYAAFPAAHYQPPAPPRVIQHCPPPKSRSPSSASGSTSTGHVTSLPSSGSNQEANIPLLSHMSIPSHPGGIGITVFGNKTQKPYKVDSKQSSLLGDSSIHGPNESMISAEL